The genomic interval cagaaaatagtttaaaaaaaatacaaagtccaaggtgatgtcttgtttgtcagttcaaaaccaaaagatattcagtttaatatatgaaatctccatatttgagaggctgaaaacagcaatttttgacatttttacataAGAAATGACTTTATTGAAAGTTGTAGATTACTTTTCCATTGgtcaactaattgattagttgacTGTTTCCAGCTTGTCAAATGTTAggattttgtctttttctctttacgaaaaaatgcatgtttgtaaataatttatttttgggTCTTGGAAGAAGTTGCTCAGAAAACAAGCAATTCTAAATCTTGTGGTTGATGAAAACGGTCAATTGAaaaatttaaattgaaaaaataatcaacagattaattgGTTAAGACGATAGTTTTTAATATCAGTCGAAGTGCAGATATATTACAACcactttgaaatgtaaatgaataatgttttttatttctcttttcaaacAGTGCCCTCTCCCTCAGAGCAGCGGCTCTTCTCATCTTTATCTCTCCCTTCTTCACTGCGAGAGACCAACGGCAAAGACGTAGaatctaacacagaaacattacaaAAGCAAAGAGAGTCTGAGGGGATTTCTCCTCAGGACGCAGCAGATATGGCGATTCAGGATACAAGATGGCCATCTGAGGCGGAAACAAACATTCTGGACAGCAGCAATGCAGAACAAACAACAGGGGGCGAATGCAGTGACAGCATTCCTGATGCTCACGTTGTGGAGGAGTATGATGACAGAGCATCAGACACCTGCCGATCTCCCTCTATGTCTACAGACAGTCCTTTATTGTCCAGCTCTGTGATTGACCCACCACGGCAGAGAGTTGCACAAAAATGCACTCAGTGTGGAAAGTGCTTCATCTATCTCTATGAACTCCTGGAGCATCAGAGGCTGCACACTGGAGAAAACCCTTACAAGTGCTCTCAGTGCGGGAAGGCCTTCAGGAGGACCTCTGACCTGTCATCTCACAGACGGACACAGTGCACAAAAGCAGCTTATATTTGCATCAAATGTGGGAATAGCTTTCAATCGGTACAGGAAAAATTCAGACACCTGTGTGTTCACAGTGTCAAAAGGTTTGACTGTTCTCAGTGTGGAAAAAGCTTTAAGAAAATGCACTTGCTGGGTAAGCATGAGCTGACTCACACCCAGAACCGTATCTTCACGTGCAGACAGTGTGGGGAAGTATACCCAAGTATGAGTGAGCTGAGATCCCACCAGAAGATTCATCCTCCTGAGCTGTCCAATCAATGCATGCAGTGTGGGAAATTTTTCAGCTCTGCTGCCTGTTTGACGGCCCACGAGCTGCGCCACAggcaacagaaaacacagatttgTGTGCGATGTGGCAAAGCTTTCAAGAACAAACACGACCTGAATCTTCACATGCGCAGTCACACAGGCGAGAGGCCATTTCAGTGCACGTACTGTGGCAAACGTTTCTCCGTGTCGGGAAACCTGAACATTCACATAAGGATCCACACTGGAGAGAAACCGTATCTGTGCTCTGACTGCGGAAAGGCGTTTGTTTCAGCCGGCGAGCTGCAGATACACAGACGCACCCACACGGGGGAAAAGCCATACAAGTGCACTGTATGTGGGAGGGGATTCACCATGGCGAGCAAGGTGACACTTCATATGCGCGTTCACACCGGTGAGCGCCCTTACATCTGTTCTGAATGTGGGAAAGGTTTTTCTCGTGGCAGCGAATTGAAGAAACACACCATGAACCATACGGGGGTGCGACCATATGCTTGTCAGCTGTGTGCAAAGACTTACACATGCCTCAATCACCTGAAGAGACACTTGAAAACTCACAGTGTAGTGCAAAACCAGACTGTCTAATTACATTGATTACCATATGCCATTGTATTAAATTAATGTTGTATTCTTGCAACTAGCCTGGACTAATTGACGCGTTGACTTTGTGCACTGTGGATTAGGTTTCACACTCACCCACTCTTGTAAGGATTATGTTGcaaaagtttgtttttactgaCTGATTCCTTATCCTGCGTTGTCAGAGCTGTTCTAATTGTACCCTctacaattacatttaagtGTATTACTTTTGTTCTGTGAAGCCCTGAAATGCACATTAACAGAGTCTCTAAGAAAAGGCACAACAATCAATAAATTGCAACTAGGTTATAAAATACCCTTTGTTTGCTCCTAACAACAACAGCATTTGTACTTAAATCCAACATGACACATCATGCACAATATCATGATGATCTGCACAATATCAACATTATATGTTTGTGATCTTTAAACATAATACATTGACAACTGAAAGAAATACACTAAGAAATAAAGCTCCTGTGATCCCGATAAAGGGTTTTTCTAGATTTGATTCCAATTACCTTACAATGTTTACAATGTCTCAAcattgtaaacataaaaaacacattttgttgagTTTAAACATTACTTTAAAGATGTAGGTATTTTGATTGTGCGGAGAGGCGGTGCATCTCATTTTGACAGTACAGTGAATATCAATCTCCGCATCCGGGCTGCCCCGTAAAGCAAACCGAACCTCGCTGTTACTAACCGAGAACCAACGCTCCCCAGAATGAACAACGTGTTTCAGGAAGAAGTTGGCGCCTGAAGCCCCGTATGCGGTTAGCTAGCACGCTAACCGAAAGTATGAAAGATAGtacattgtaattatttttatttcatcgTTATTAAAGAATTCCGAAATGAACGACGCGGGTATGTATTAGCTTGTGAAGCttgaaaaaaacagtttatATATCACTTATGCGGCTAGTGGAGTAGCTAAAGCGAAGGATTAGCTGAGGCATAGCAGGCCTCGACTAATCCCTGGAACACGAATTGTTTTTCCCGATAATAAGCCGGTTTTACCAGACAACATCAGTGGCCTTGTGGCTAGTCTGGTAACGCTAGTTTACGCATAGCCTTGTGCACAAACAGAAACGATATCTATTGTTTTTAAAACGTCTTTCTACGGTTTAAgagttgtatttaaatgtatcaaaCGCAACCCAACTGTTGGGTCGTTGTGACTGATAGTTAGctgaatttaaataaagtgtataaCGTTATGCTAACAACGCAAACTGTTTATGCTTTTGCTACTCACTATGGGTTACCTGCTTTGCCATTTCGCGCAGtgcaatgtgtttatttgagtatttaatGACTATCCTAACGTTCAGAGCTATAACATGCAATGAGTGGTTGGCGCTGGACGTATGCACACAACCCTGGTGCGTTAGATAATGCACCCTACAGGGCTGTACTTCACACTGGCTAGTGCAACATAGGGATGATGCGAGAAGAAGGTGAACAGACTGTGCGGACTTATGTGGCTGTACTGACTTTAATGTGAGATGCTGTACAAACTAGGACATGCCTCTCCTATTAACACTGGAGTCCTAAAATATAAGTACCCAAATAAAACGTAGTATGAATGACTATttggatataataataataaatgatatttgtaaagcgcctttcaaagctaaaagcaatctcaaggcgctataTAACATTGAATGCAATCGTTCAACATCTTCTTTATGGTTAAACACAACATATGTAACATTAGAAGTGGCCCTGGGCTTATGTAACCGCAGTTACAGTGTACAAGGTCCCCACCTTGCTCTTAAGTTTGTTTGACccaatttattttctcttagaAGAATTCAGTGTCCCTTTCTCCTCGCTGGCACTCCTGGTCCCACCACTTCGACTGATGTCAGCAGTAATGTGGGAAGTTGTACGCCAGCGGAACATAAAGCACTATGGGAAACTGGAGGAGTTTGTGTCCATGGTAACCGATGCAGTTCCTGAACTGATGAGTAAAAGAGAAGGGAGACTGCTCTCACTGGGCCTGAGAGCAAGGGTAAGTGTTCAAAATTGGGTGTATCCATCACGTAAATAATGAGAACTATTCATATAAGAGACTCAAGAAAAAGTATCatgtaataattaaaatcaTGAATAAAATTTCTTCTAGACAACTCTTGAGCTGTTGCGTTCTGAACACCCTGAAGATCTCAAGGCTGTTGAGAGCCACCTCAACCGAATCCGAACTTCTTGCATTGAAGAGGTGAGTGTTTTTATTGATTGGGTGTAGAACTGAAATTTGTTAACTAATCCATTAATTGATCAGCGACTGTTTTGAtagttgattaattgtttgactaaaatgtaaagcaaaaatgccaataCATTGACTGATAGTAAATTAGATATCAttgagtttgttgtttttggtcaGACAAACGCAGCATTCGGTCAGAAATGAATCACTTTCTGACCTCAAACCTTTCAATTTGAATTTCCAACGAGGGAATAGCCGTTATCTATCCTCTCTTAAAGCTACCAGAGTCCATTGTCATTtaactgactatggataagtaccacATTCCCCACTTCAAACtatccgaactatccctttaatgttgCCTAATGAATCTTTCTGTTTTACCTCAAATATTACTTAAGTTTTCCCATTTGTTTATGATGTTTGTACTTAGACCGTATGTTCTGTCTGTTGCTGTGTATGGCTCTGGCACTGATGTGATCACAACgcattaattattaaataattaataactgCTGTAAAAATACGAATTTTAGTGTGGTATGTCCCAGTATGTTTGTGATTCTATCATCTAACTGATTCTCTGTGGTTTGGAGTTTAGTTTCACTTTGTGTGAAGCTTAGTAAAGAGGTACAATTGTTGTGAAGTCTGTATTTGGTCCTACAAATGAACTGTAATtgccaaatgtttcttttaatttcccacaattttctgtcatttaattgacacaaaacacttttgattaaataagaaaataaccaACATAATTatcaatgatgaaaataatttatGATCATTATATACTtttgaaatattgttttcacaATTGAATTTCCTATAAACGGCCGACTGTGTTTCGTTTTCTAACCCAGACCAATGATCCTGTAATTGAGGCCCCAGAGGCGAACTTTATGAAGCTGGTGCAAGGCCTCATTGAAGACAGTGATGGCAGAGAACacttcctgaaggtaacatttcatttcattgatATGTTACTCTGAATAACATGGTCAGGTAAAACTCAAATGTTATAAATCCATTAGTTTTACCTAGCAAAATGTGATTAATGAAATGTAGATATTGCCTGTCTTATGAAGGATGCTGCCGTGTGTTGAGGGTGTCTGGTTGTTTTTTCCCCATCTGACAGAATGTGTTTCCAGTGGAGTACGGCCCTGACTTCGACACAGCACTGGAGACTCTGGTTTGTGAATTCTTCACCAGACTGGAGGAGCTGCTCCCAATACCAGATTTCAAACAGGtgcaaaaagtatttttaaaagataagaaaaataatgtaaaaaattaAAGAGCTACCTGTAACGGCAGCCGGATTTACGCGATATCACAAGATCACACGAAAATTCTCTTTTCTCAAAGTTTTGCCATTTCTCCTTATTGGCTCGGGacagagtttgattgacagatggttcatccaatcatTTGAAAGTGCCtccaaacagtttccaatgattctcagatggttctgtgtGACAAACCATCTGGTGCCTCCTAAATTAGGAGACCTGtggactttaaataaaaaatatatatatttttgtgccTCTCTTCTGTAGACTGCATCCTGGATCAGTGCTGCCCCCTCTGTACTAGAAGAGTACATGCAGTGTGTCTCAAATGGAGATGAGCTTAAATTTCTTCTCCAGAGCAAACAGTGCCACGGGAAATTGGCTAAGAGTAGCATTGGTATGTGCACAATATACATTTGATATAAACTCGTCATCATACAGTGTTTTAGTTGAAGAAGATTTGTATTAACACTTTTGTTCTCCTCATCTTTTCCCTGCAGCTCCGTTTCCGTCAGATGATCTTCTcattccctctctgtctcttcctccatcGCTGGAAGTGGCCATCGCTTCCCACCCGAGTGCTTGTGACGATGAAAATAATGACGTTCCTCAGATTGTCATGTTCGATGAAGAACTGTCTACAAACCCTTCCACCTCAACTGACTTTCCTGAATCCCCAAAAAGGACTGACATCTCATCGTCTCCTCGCAGGAGACAGTCAGGGCTGCATAAATGCCCCGAGTGTGACAAATGTTTCAAGCACCACTCAGTCCTCATCGAACACCAGAGAGTCCACAGCGGGCTGCAGCCTTACAACTGCTCTGAGTGCGGGAGGGCTTTCAGAACAGCCACTCTGCTGGCCGGTCACAGGCTACGGAAATGCAAAAATGCTGCATATCTGTGCATTAAATGTGGGAACAGTTTTCCAACCTCACTGGACAAATTCAGACACCACTGTCCAAAACGGGGCCGTAGCTACGATTGCGGGCACTGCGGAAAAAGTTTTCAAAAGTCAAGCAGCTTAAAAGAACACCTGCTAACTCACGTCCAAAGCCGCCTTTTCAAGTGCAGTCATTGCGGGGTGGGTTTTTCAGGAATTGGTGACTTGAAGTATCATCAGCAGGTTGATCATGATAAGCCTTATCAGTGTAAGCAATGTGGAAAGAGCTTCATTTCCTCCAAGTGTCTCACCAAACATCAACAACGTCATGAGGAGGTGGGTGAAATGGAGAGCGCCAAATTAATGAGTGGAGGGAAACACAGGAAGAGCGGCTCAGCTCATCGGACTTCCTCGGCATCTATGTCCTCCAGGAAAACATCGGTCAAGGCTGTCTACGCGCGAGGACGAGTCACGCATAATTGTCCACTGTGTGGAAGGAGCTTTAAGTATCGATTTGAATTCCTCGAGCACCAGAGGTTCCACACTGCGGTGAAACCTTACAAGTGCTCGCAGTGTGGCAAAGCCTTCCGCACAGAGGCTCACCTCTCCAGgcacaggaagaggaagtgtaAAAATGCTTCCCACATTTGTACCAAGTGCGGGTGTCAGTTCAGGTCTCTCCACGAGCGGGTCAGACATCAGTGTGTCCAGCTGCTGACAAAATACGAATGTTCTCATTGTGGAAAGACCTTCAAGATGGCCCACCTGCTGAGGAACCATCAGATGAGTGAACACCAGCTTCCCTACAGCGCCAACCATCGCTTCAGGTGCAGATACTGTGATGAGACGTTCCCTGGCATCAGCGAGCTCAAGTACCATCAGAGGGTGGACCACGAGAAACCCTATCAGTGTCAGGAATGTGGCAAGTGTTTCCTGTCTGAGAAATGCCTGGCCAACCACGAGCTGCGCCACAACGACGACAGACCAGAGAGTTGTCTTGTGTGTGGCCGCGGCTTCAGAAACCGCTACGACTTGAAGCAGCACATGCGCACTCACACGGGAGAGCGACCTTACCAGTGCACTCACTGTTCACAGTGTTTCTCCACAGCAGGAGGTCTGCGGAGTCACACCAGGGTTCACACCGGCGAGAAGCCGCACGTTTGCCCAGATTGTGGTAAGGCTTTCTCCCAGATGGGTGCAATGCGCACCCACAGGCTCACCCACACGGGAGAAAGGCCATTCAAGTGCACAGTGTGTGGCAAAGGTTTTACAATGGCACACAAGGTGACCGTTCACATGCGTGTGCATACGGGAGAGCGGCCGTACGTGTGCACTCAGTGTGGGAAAGCTTTCTCAGATGGAAGTGTGCTGAAGCAGCACATGCTGAACCACTCAGGGGTGAGACCATACCACTGCCAGATCTGTCCCAAGACCTACACCTGTCTGAACCACCTGAGGAGGCACCTGAAGAGCCACTCGAACATGAGCTGAGcagaacattttacacataCTGACACCGCATTTGGTAGTTAGGCTACTACAATTGCAAAGGACCAACTAAACCAAGCAATACATGAAGGGATGTCGAATAATGCTGTACAGTTGCTGTTGAAAGGAGGAAAGTTTCCTCGTcactgtaaagtaaatgtagtCACATTAGCCAATTGTCAAGCactatttgaacatttaaaggaattgctttacattttgggaaatgcacttattgatgataattaaaataattggaTGAGAAAATTGATACCACTAATAGACTGTATAAAAATGGACGACATGACACCTCCCcaaagtgaagccaaaacatCTCGATCGCCCCCTGGTGGCTGAATGCAATATAGGTCATAAAGCCCTCCCCCTATATGTTAGCGGAAGGGACACGGGCCAaacttaaaagtaaaagtgcacGTCAGATAAATGTTGCCCAAAGATGGTTTCTGTCATGTCTATCACGCTGATGTATGttcaagtgtttctttttttttgatgaGTTTTAATTTTAATGGTTTAGTTATTTGATGCTATAACAAGGGGGTGAGACTTTCATTGACTGCTGCGCTGAGTGAAGAAGTCGCAGAGCTGGAGGCGAGAGAGCAGATGTAACTTTAGCTTTCCATGGCCGTCACAAGTCTGTGTAAAAGAATATTATGGGTAGCATGATGTCTTTCTAGACAAACAGCTACCATGGTGCTAACAAAGTAGCTCTGTGGCCGTCCTCGGCTCGTGATTGGCTCGGACGGCTTCAGCCCCCCCCCTGATCACGACTGAATCTGGCTCCAAATTAtattttggcttcacttttgtaCAGTGGGTTGAAGAGGAGACGTGTCGTCCATCTATTTATACAGTCTAAGTACCTCGCTATAGATATAGAGCTGTATCGATCGCCTCATCTAACTCgacaagaaagtaaataaatgtattttacaaaatgtcaaactatttctttaacatCAGCACAAGCTTGTTCTTTTCCCTCATTCCCCACCAGGCTATTAATAAGCTTTTCAGTTTCTTATGCATGAATATGTTTGGATGTTATTCTGGAAAGTATTTGGGTGGTGAGATTCTGTATGTTCAGAAGCTGTAATATtggtgaaaatatatttttggaaaggcCTCAAAAGCAATGTAATGACATGTTGGCTGTAAATATACTGGGGAGACTGTAAAAATGATGTTAATTTCAACATGACATAACTTTATTCctgtagcccccccccccccccccccattattCACATTTGTgaatttcaaattaaatgacCTTGGTTATAACTTGTGCATGTTGATTAATTTAcaagcagagggaaacacatGTTAGAGTTGTGAGAAAAAGTGTTTACAGAATTACATTTGccatcaaaataaaagaaggttccactagatggcagcagatGACCAGTAACTATTTCCCCCTTTGCTCTGCATGCACTGAAAGGCAGTGATGAGCATAGgaattgaaattaaattaataataaaatgaatcaaGTATTTTCTGCTTTGCTGCTGACTGGAGATGATTCTAAAGACGTCTGAGGAGACGAGATGGATAAGGGACTTTTGTAGCAGTAGTTGACCTCCCATTTCCTGTCATTATCTTAATTTGGTGGGGTTCTGAATCTTGATTAGCCAGCAATTTCCTGATGTTTTGACTGGCGCCGTGTAGTATCTGAAGTGGTTCAACCCATAACAAAGACAAGTCATCAGTTTTTGTTGCGTTTGCATGGTGCCACTTGAGCCCAGTTTAGCTTACAGTAAAGTTTGATCTGGACGACCACTGTTCCCAGTACCTTGTTTGTTAACTTGGACCAGAGGCAGATGAAGTCTTAGGTCATAGTGTAACAGGCACAGTGTGATTAATCTCTTCCATCTGGGCTCCACTGACTTTCATGTTTTTCGCTGGAAGAAAAGGGCAGTTTTTTTTACCCTCATTTCCCCCTTGTTCCTTGTGTTTCATCTCATCCGTGGTCACTTATGCATTGTAGCTTTTGAATCATTTctctattaaaaaaattaaatagttGCCATTCACAGGGGGATGAACCCCAAAGATGAATGTGGTGGCGTGTTAAATGTTGCAAGATGTTAAAAACCACGAGGAAAAAAGCGTTGGAGACACTGGCTGTACTCAGCACtattccttctttctctctgactcaGAAATGCTGCTAATCTTCTCCACTGAACATCGGGATCCTGTGGAAACTCTGCATCCTGTCTGCCAACAGGCTGTGCCCAGAACATTATGCAGAACCTCTCAGCTTTAGGAAGTATGTGAGTTCTTTCTACATGTTAAGAGTTTTATCTTGACCTTTTTGAGGACATACCCCAGTTTTGTTTCCTCACGGTGATAGATAATGACTCCATAATGAGGTAATTCAGTCAACTCAATCCCACCTGCCATTTTCAAGACTGTTGAAAGATGCCTTCCTTTGAACATAATCGCCTGTGTAACTGAAAACACTCCTAAATGCTTGGTTAATGAATTCCTCCAGAATTTTATAGAGTAATGTATTCCTGATGAAGGTTGTTATTGAGACATCTCAAAATGCATGCATCACAATTTATACCACCCCAACAGCGGCCAAAAACCCAACAGATTTACAATGAGAGCTTGCTAATAAACACAGATCATTACCAGATGTCCCCGCCACTCCCCCCACCCCCTGTTTCTCCGCACAGCTTTTTCTCCCTGTAACAGTGATCTCAGTGGAAAATCTGAGTCCAGGCCAGACCTTCATTGCAGTTTGAGCATAACACACAAACGTATGTCCACAGCAACCATGCAAAATCCTCCCCCATCAACACCTTGCCAAATAAACCAGTCCCCACGCCTAcacctctctgcctctctgcctcaaTGCACCCCGAAACTCTTTCCAAGGACCCCTCCAAGATCTGCACACAGGGAGCACTAGATGGCACTGTGTCTCTTCCTGCTTCCGAGGAAAAATGAGTAAAtccccccaccctcctcctcctcttgctttTATGTTCAGGTCAGGTCTGGATGCCGAAGTAAACCAGATGTATTCAAACCCCACCCACCCCCGTCTTCCACAGAAAAGAGAGacttttacaaaaataatacaaaatgcgTGCACGATGTGTCATCTGCTTTACATTAAGTTTGATGAAGTGACTTCA from Cottoperca gobio chromosome 17, fCotGob3.1, whole genome shotgun sequence carries:
- the LOC115022414 gene encoding uncharacterized protein LOC115022414, with translation MESPLPLSSLRLLVPPLRVMTAVMWKVVRLRNIMHYGKVEEFVSLVTEAIPDILTDRQMRLLTLGLRAKMTLQMLTSEQSEDLRGVKTRFLPSSSKQVHPGNEALETNFVRLVQRLLEDPKGREHFLKNVFPVEYGPDFDTALETLVCEFFTRLDELLLIPDFKQTAVWISDTPSVLEEYMPCVSKADDLKVLLRSKAHCGKMAKMDTSVPSPSEQRLFSSLSLPSSLRETNGKDVESNTETLQKQRESEGISPQDAADMAIQDTRWPSEAETNILDSSNAEQTTGGECSDSIPDAHVVEEYDDRASDTCRSPSMSTDSPLLSSSVIDPPRQRVAQKCTQCGKCFIYLYELLEHQRLHTGENPYKCSQCGKAFRRTSDLSSHRRTQCTKAAYICIKCGNSFQSVQEKFRHLCVHSVKRFDCSQCGKSFKKMHLLGKHELTHTQNRIFTCRQCGEVYPSMSELRSHQKIHPPELSNQCMQCGKFFSSAACLTAHELRHRQQKTQICVRCGKAFKNKHDLNLHMRSHTGERPFQCTYCGKRFSVSGNLNIHIRIHTGEKPYLCSDCGKAFVSAGELQIHRRTHTGEKPYKCTVCGRGFTMASKVTLHMRVHTGERPYICSECGKGFSRGSELKKHTMNHTGVRPYACQLCAKTYTCLNHLKRHLKTHSVVQNQTNSEMNDAEEFSVPFSSLALLVPPLRLMSAVMWEVVRQRNIKHYGKLEEFVSMVTDAVPELMSKREGRLLSLGLRARTTLELLRSEHPEDLKAVESHLNRIRTSCIEETNDPVIEAPEANFMKLVQGLIEDSDGREHFLKNVFPVEYGPDFDTALETLVCEFFTRLEELLPIPDFKQTASWISAAPSVLEEYMQCVSNGDELKFLLQSKQCHGKLAKSSIAPFPSDDLLIPSLSLPPSLEVAIASHPSACDDENNDVPQIVMFDEELSTNPSTSTDFPESPKRTDISSSPRRRQSGLHKCPECDKCFKHHSVLIEHQRVHSGLQPYNCSECGRAFRTATLLAGHRLRKCKNAAYLCIKCGNSFPTSLDKFRHHCPKRGRSYDCGHCGKSFQKSSSLKEHLLTHVQSRLFKCSHCGVGFSGIGDLKYHQQVDHDKPYQCKQCGKSFISSKCLTKHQQRHEEVGEMESAKLMSGGKHRKSGSAHRTSSASMSSRKTSVKAVYARGRVTHNCPLCGRSFKYRFEFLEHQRFHTAVKPYKCSQCGKAFRTEAHLSRHRKRKCKNASHICTKCGCQFRSLHERVRHQCVQLLTKYECSHCGKTFKMAHLLRNHQMSEHQLPYSANHRFRCRYCDETFPGISELKYHQRVDHEKPYQCQECGKCFLSEKCLANHELRHNDDRPESCLVCGRGFRNRYDLKQHMRTHTGERPYQCTHCSQCFSTAGGLRSHTRVHTGEKPHVCPDCGKAFSQMGAMRTHRLTHTGERPFKCTVCGKGFTMAHKVTVHMRVHTGERPYVCTQCGKAFSDGSVLKQHMLNHSGVRPYHCQICPKTYTCLNHLRRHLKSHSNMS